The following are encoded in a window of Microcaecilia unicolor chromosome 14, aMicUni1.1, whole genome shotgun sequence genomic DNA:
- the LOC115457404 gene encoding olfactory receptor 1019-like: MEEENITSVTEFILLGFPEFPKLQIPFFFLFLLIYLIMLTGNLTIITLTCLDPRLHTPMYFLLSNLSFLDIFNTSVTVPKLIGICLRRSQSISIKGCLTQMYFFLSFTYVEFFLLTAMAYDRYVAICHPLRYTIIMNEKVCVLMAIGCWIFAFFVPVLHTVLISHFSYCGSNEINHFFCDLSVLLRLSCSSTDIVEGMSYVIGSFVAFPCTMTTLTSYVYIISAILRIRSSEGRRKAFSTCSSHLTVVILYYGTLFSLNMKPISMQSVVQNKFFALFYSVLIPVLNPVIYSLKNKDVKGALRKVFNRI, from the coding sequence ATGGAAGAGGAAAATATCACCTCAGTGACAGAATTCATCCTTTTGGGATTTCCTGAATTTCCAAAGCTGCAAATtccatttttctttctgtttttactGATTTACCTGATCATGTTGACGGGGAATCTCACTATAATAACCTTGACGTGCCTGGACCCTCGTCTGCACACCCCCATGTACTTTTTGCTCTCTAACTTGTCCTTCCTTGATATttttaacacctcagtcactgtCCCCAAACTAATAGGTATTTGTTTACGGAGGAGTCAGAGTATTTCTATAAAGGGGTGTTTGACGCAGatgtatttttttctgtccttCACATATGTAGAATTTTTTCTGCTTACAGCCATGGCCTATGACCGTTATGTGGCCATCTGCCATCCCCTTCGTTATACCATTATTATGAATGAAAAGGTTTGTGTACTGATGGCTATTGGATGTTGGATCTTTGCATTTTTTGTCCCAGTGCTACACACTGTCCTCATATCCCATTTCTCTTATTGTGGGTCAAATGAGAttaaccatttcttctgtgaTCTCTCAGTTCTGTTGAGGTTGTCTTGTAGCAGTACAGATATTGTTGAAGGTATGTCATATGTTATTGGATCTTTCGTTGCATTTCCCTGCACTATGACAACCCTGACATCTTATGTCTACATCATCTCTGCCATCCTGAGGATCCGTTCTTCAGAGGGGAGACGcaaagccttctccacctgctcctcccacctCACGGTCGTTATTCTCTACTATGGGACTCTATTCAGTTTGAATATGAAACCAATATCCATGCAGTCAGTGGTTCAAAACAAATTCTTTGCTCTATTTTATAGTGTCTTAATTCCTGTCCTTAACCCTGTCATTTATAGCCTGAAAAACAAGGACGTTAAAGGAGCCCTAAGAAAAGTTTTTAATAGAATATAA